From a region of the Garciella nitratireducens DSM 15102 genome:
- the mocA gene encoding molybdenum cofactor cytidylyltransferase, with translation MVTAVILASGIAKRFGENKLLMPLGEKKVIEHVIDHVKKSKVEDIFLIYGHHEKEFKDIAKIKEIKVIYNEKYNLGQSYGVKRAVKRLENKAEGILFLLGDQPFLTSHTINQLVRCFKKNPEKIIVPLYDGKRGNPVIFGKNFFGEIKKINGDKGPREIIEKYENQVVFVPINDIMENFDIDTKEDYLKALKELKRKKN, from the coding sequence ATGGTAACAGCTGTTATATTGGCTTCTGGAATAGCAAAAAGATTTGGAGAGAATAAATTACTCATGCCACTTGGTGAAAAAAAAGTAATTGAACATGTCATTGATCATGTAAAAAAATCTAAAGTAGAGGATATTTTTTTGATATATGGTCACCATGAAAAAGAATTTAAAGACATTGCAAAAATTAAAGAAATTAAGGTTATTTATAATGAAAAATATAATCTTGGACAAAGTTATGGAGTAAAAAGAGCTGTTAAAAGATTAGAAAATAAAGCAGAAGGAATTTTATTTTTATTAGGAGACCAACCTTTTCTTACATCTCATACTATCAATCAACTTGTAAGATGTTTTAAAAAAAATCCAGAAAAAATTATAGTCCCTCTCTATGATGGAAAAAGAGGGAATCCTGTAATTTTCGGGAAAAACTTTTTTGGAGAAATAAAGAAAATTAACGGGGATAAAGGTCCAAGAGAAATTATTGAAAAATATGAAAATCAAGTCGTCTTTGTTCCTATAAATGATATTATGGAAAATTTTGATATTGATACCAAAGAAGATTATCTAAAAGCATTAAAGGAATTGAAAAGAAAAAAAAATTAA
- a CDS encoding LysR family transcriptional regulator — protein sequence MTIRDLEIFIAVAETGKMRSAAKKLYISQPVVSHVISKIEEEYNVKLFDRLSKKLYITEIGSEFLDYAKKIVDTFYEMEDLLYNASDHLCLHIGASLTVGSFFLSDIISQFEEKNPRIRIRVYIDNSKNIIEKIMKGNLDIAVIEGNVSIKDILFKKIYNDEMVLICGKKHPFAFKDSIDLLDLKNQDFVLREEGSGTREFLIDLLKSQGIPIVEKWTCHSSDSIINVVASGQGLSILSKSLVIHQNNVKQVSIRNFVLHRSFKLIYHKDKYLSPVLKSFISEIENLL from the coding sequence ATGACAATACGGGATTTAGAAATTTTTATTGCAGTAGCAGAAACAGGGAAGATGAGGAGTGCTGCAAAAAAGCTTTATATTTCTCAACCGGTTGTTAGTCATGTAATTAGTAAAATAGAAGAAGAATACAATGTGAAATTATTTGATCGACTTTCAAAAAAATTATATATTACCGAAATTGGCAGTGAGTTTTTAGATTATGCAAAAAAAATAGTAGATACTTTTTATGAAATGGAAGATTTATTGTACAATGCTTCAGATCATCTTTGTTTGCATATAGGTGCTTCTCTTACGGTAGGAAGTTTTTTTCTTAGCGATATTATTTCACAATTTGAAGAAAAAAATCCAAGGATTCGTATTCGTGTATATATTGACAATTCTAAAAATATTATAGAAAAAATTATGAAGGGGAATTTAGATATTGCTGTTATAGAAGGCAATGTAAGTATTAAAGATATTTTATTTAAGAAGATTTATAATGATGAAATGGTTCTTATTTGTGGTAAGAAACATCCTTTTGCTTTCAAAGATTCTATTGATTTATTGGATTTAAAAAATCAAGATTTTGTGTTACGAGAGGAAGGATCTGGTACGAGGGAGTTTTTGATTGATTTATTAAAATCACAAGGGATTCCTATTGTAGAAAAATGGACTTGTCATAGTTCAGATTCTATTATTAATGTAGTAGCTTCTGGGCAAGGATTATCTATCTTATCAAAGTCTCTTGTAATTCATCAGAATAATGTAAAACAAGTTTCTATAAGAAATTTTGTGCTTCATAGAAGTTTTAAATTAATTTATCATAAAGATAAATATCTTTCACCTGTTTTAAAAAGTTTCATTTCAGAAATTGAAAATTTATTATAG
- the cwlD gene encoding N-acetylmuramoyl-L-alanine amidase CwlD, with amino-acid sequence MKRLKIFSGLILFTVVSMGLVYYNQMYYEKVVTTLSFPNFNKVVIIDAGHGGIDPGKEGSQGVHEKDLNLKIAQKLRTYIEESGGVAILTRSEDVGLYTENSDSITEKKNEDLRKRRKLIQESNGDLFVSIHLNSYPSSKYYGAQTFYLEGDQQSKILAEFVQNELISVLNHGNDRQAKASDSYYILKENPVPSILVEGGFLSNPEEERRLNDDNYQNKLAWAIYTGIMNYFSYEAK; translated from the coding sequence ATGAAAAGATTAAAAATATTTAGTGGGTTAATTTTATTTACTGTAGTGAGTATGGGCTTGGTATATTATAATCAAATGTATTATGAAAAAGTAGTGACAACACTTAGTTTCCCTAATTTTAATAAGGTTGTGATTATAGATGCAGGACATGGTGGAATTGACCCAGGAAAAGAAGGAAGTCAAGGGGTTCATGAAAAAGATCTCAATTTAAAAATTGCTCAAAAACTTCGTACTTATATTGAAGAAAGTGGAGGAGTAGCAATTCTTACAAGAAGTGAAGATGTAGGACTTTATACGGAAAATTCTGATTCTATTACAGAAAAAAAGAACGAAGATTTAAGAAAACGTAGAAAACTTATTCAAGAAAGTAATGGAGATTTATTTGTGAGTATTCATTTAAATAGTTATCCGTCTTCAAAATATTATGGAGCTCAAACTTTTTATTTAGAGGGAGATCAACAAAGTAAAATATTAGCAGAATTTGTTCAAAACGAATTGATTAGTGTTCTTAATCATGGGAATGATCGTCAGGCTAAAGCAAGTGATAGTTATTATATTTTAAAAGAAAATCCAGTACCATCTATTTTAGTAGAAGGAGGATTTCTTTCTAATCCAGAGGAAGAAAGACGATTAAATGATGATAATTATCAAAATAAATTAGCTTGGGCAATTTATACTGGGATTATGAATTACTTTTCCTACGAAGCAAAATAA
- the asrB gene encoding anaerobic sulfite reductase subunit AsrB, translated as MNNPVKPKARKILEVIPQTTNEYTFRLENNIPIKHGQFMQLSLPKIGEVPISVSDFGDGYVDFTIRRVGKVTDKLFHLQKGDQIFIRGCYGNGWPIEKIKEKNIVIIAGGTGVSPVKSLINALYNDPNYAKEVYLIIGYKDCKSILFKEDLKKWKLARHFHTIYTLDNAEYKDWNKGMITEFIKEIPFHSFDKNYECFVVGPPIMMKFVGEELLNNNVSEENIWMSFERKMSCAIGKCGHCRIDEIYVCLDGPVFNYTIAKKLVD; from the coding sequence ATGAACAATCCAGTAAAACCAAAAGCTCGTAAAATATTAGAAGTTATACCTCAAACAACAAATGAATATACTTTTCGCTTAGAAAATAATATCCCTATTAAACATGGTCAATTTATGCAACTTTCTCTTCCTAAAATAGGAGAAGTTCCTATCTCTGTTAGCGATTTTGGAGATGGATATGTAGATTTTACAATTCGAAGAGTAGGAAAGGTAACCGACAAACTTTTCCATCTACAAAAAGGAGATCAAATTTTTATCAGAGGCTGTTATGGAAATGGCTGGCCCATTGAAAAAATAAAAGAAAAAAATATTGTTATTATAGCTGGAGGAACTGGAGTCTCCCCTGTAAAAAGCTTAATCAATGCACTTTATAATGATCCAAATTATGCAAAAGAAGTCTATTTAATTATCGGCTATAAAGATTGTAAAAGTATTTTATTTAAAGAAGATTTAAAAAAATGGAAATTAGCAAGACATTTTCATACAATATATACTTTGGATAACGCAGAATATAAAGATTGGAATAAAGGAATGATTACAGAATTTATCAAGGAAATCCCTTTTCATTCCTTTGATAAAAATTATGAATGTTTTGTAGTAGGACCTCCTATAATGATGAAATTTGTAGGAGAAGAATTATTAAATAACAATGTTTCTGAAGAAAATATTTGGATGTCCTTTGAAAGAAAAATGTCCTGTGCTATTGGAAAATGTGGACATTGTAGAATTGATGAAATTTATGTATGTTTAGATGGTCCCGTATTTAATTATACTATTGCTAAAAAATTAGTGGATTAG
- a CDS encoding tryptophan transporter: protein MEDSTDWWFYLKKYKKNYLLGGFIMKNDVKKLTFSAILLSLGFILHQIAPAGVGAVTFDFMVAVLLVVIAINQDFKTAIVAGIVAGILTALTTKFPGGQIPNIVDKMITVSLIYPLIRFRKKFSGTIYMGIVGFIGTLISGIVFLSSASFLAGLPMSFQILFFTVVFPTAIGNTLMTPLLFKIAFSAIEKINPSYAKELKEQK, encoded by the coding sequence ATGGAAGATAGCACAGATTGGTGGTTTTATCTTAAAAAATATAAAAAAAATTATTTGTTAGGAGGATTTATTATGAAAAACGATGTAAAAAAATTGACTTTTAGTGCAATCTTATTGTCTCTTGGCTTTATCCTTCATCAAATTGCACCTGCAGGAGTAGGAGCAGTGACCTTTGATTTTATGGTAGCAGTTTTATTGGTAGTTATTGCTATTAATCAAGACTTTAAAACTGCTATAGTTGCTGGGATTGTAGCAGGAATTCTTACAGCTCTGACTACTAAATTCCCTGGAGGACAAATTCCAAATATTGTTGATAAAATGATCACGGTATCTTTGATATATCCTTTGATTCGATTTAGGAAAAAATTTTCAGGCACTATATATATGGGAATAGTAGGCTTTATAGGGACTTTAATTAGTGGGATTGTTTTTTTATCAAGTGCAAGTTTTTTAGCAGGGTTGCCCATGTCTTTTCAAATATTATTTTTTACCGTAGTATTTCCAACAGCTATTGGGAATACTTTAATGACACCATTGCTTTTTAAAATAGCTTTTTCTGCAATAGAAAAAATTAATCCTTCTTATGCAAAAGAGCTAAAAGAACAAAAATAG
- the asrA gene encoding anaerobic sulfite reductase subunit AsrA: MATSKTYLLEKEEINELFTNLEKQYVLYAPVKISAGGRYQEQDSIMYKPIHTYQDIEFNERSTYSAKEVLTPITQTLFYFTDDEFTEAKLKQKKNIIIFARSCDINAIKIQDQIYLENGNIEDFFYKRVRNKVKFALMECSKEFDGCFCCSVGSNKTDHYSIAFSFEKEKAHIEVKDETFDHYFNSKKTSHYQISFPTENKLKVNFPVIENIDLANQLKKHPMWDEFENRCIACGACTIACSTCSCFETTDIVYTENPHIGERRRTYSSCMINGFDEMAGGNCFRKKNSEKYRYKILHKVYGHNARFQTGPMCVGCGRCSARCPQLISYPETLKKLCHAIKEIKQKKGV; this comes from the coding sequence ATGGCCACTTCAAAAACTTATCTTCTCGAAAAAGAAGAAATCAATGAGCTTTTTACCAATTTAGAAAAACAATATGTCCTCTATGCACCTGTAAAAATTTCTGCAGGAGGGCGATACCAAGAACAAGATTCTATTATGTACAAACCAATTCATACATACCAAGACATAGAATTTAATGAACGTTCTACTTATTCTGCAAAAGAAGTCCTTACACCAATTACACAAACTCTATTTTATTTTACAGATGATGAATTTACAGAAGCTAAACTAAAACAAAAAAAAAATATAATAATCTTTGCACGAAGTTGTGATATCAATGCCATAAAAATTCAAGACCAAATTTACTTAGAAAACGGAAATATAGAAGATTTCTTCTATAAAAGAGTACGAAACAAAGTAAAATTTGCATTGATGGAATGTTCTAAAGAATTTGATGGCTGTTTTTGCTGTAGCGTAGGCTCTAATAAGACGGATCATTACTCTATTGCCTTCTCTTTTGAAAAAGAAAAAGCTCATATAGAAGTAAAGGATGAAACATTTGATCATTATTTTAATAGCAAAAAAACTTCTCATTATCAAATTAGTTTTCCTACTGAAAATAAATTAAAAGTAAATTTTCCTGTAATTGAAAATATAGATTTAGCAAATCAATTAAAAAAGCATCCAATGTGGGATGAATTTGAAAATAGATGCATTGCATGTGGTGCTTGTACCATTGCATGTAGTACGTGTAGCTGTTTTGAGACAACAGATATTGTCTACACAGAAAATCCTCATATAGGAGAACGAAGAAGAACTTATTCTTCGTGTATGATAAATGGTTTTGATGAAATGGCTGGAGGAAATTGTTTTAGAAAAAAAAATTCAGAAAAATACCGCTATAAAATTCTTCATAAAGTTTATGGACACAATGCAAGATTTCAAACAGGTCCTATGTGTGTAGGATGCGGCAGATGCTCTGCTCGATGTCCACAACTGATTAGCTATCCTGAAACCTTAAAGAAACTATGTCATGCAATAAAAGAAATCAAGCAAAAGAAAGGAGTATAA
- a CDS encoding MATE family efflux transporter, which yields MSKNQRSERLGTEKISTLLYQLSLPSTFAMLVNALYNIIDTIFVGFIGEKAIAALSIVFPIQNILAAVAVGTGVGASSYISRSLGANNKEEANRTISQSLTLFILLSMIMIPLILLYLDPILTIFGASPAILSLAKEYAGIIIFGSFTTFFNMIFNNIIRGEGNAKVPMNSMLIGAIGNIILDPIFIFGLDMGVKGAALATILANGISNIYLIVFLASDRIELKIKKDCLRPNFKIIKEIYSVGSTNILMNSANSIVIGFMNNQLTPFGDKAIAALGIMLKINTLVFMPCFGLNQGLLPIIGYNYGARKKVRVSEAIWTGIKYSTVFMILGWILFTFFPEPLSYIFTRDSELIDLTVDAFRYNAIAFPLIGSQIVLSGFFQGVGKALPALLSSLLRQLGFLIPAAYILPKYFGVIGVWLAYPVSDFLSIFLTYIFAIYVFRVLDIPIYYKKIEKKQNKETKNRES from the coding sequence ATGAGTAAAAATCAACGAAGTGAACGATTAGGTACGGAAAAGATTAGTACATTACTTTATCAATTGTCTTTACCTTCTACATTTGCCATGTTGGTCAATGCTCTTTATAATATAATAGATACTATTTTTGTAGGATTTATAGGGGAAAAAGCAATTGCAGCATTATCTATTGTCTTTCCTATTCAAAATATTTTAGCAGCTGTAGCTGTAGGAACTGGTGTAGGCGCATCTTCTTATATTTCTAGGAGTTTAGGGGCCAATAATAAGGAAGAGGCAAATAGAACGATTAGTCAGTCTTTAACTCTATTTATTCTTCTATCCATGATTATGATTCCTTTGATTCTTTTATATTTAGATCCTATTTTAACTATTTTTGGTGCTAGTCCAGCTATTTTATCGCTTGCGAAGGAATATGCTGGTATTATTATTTTTGGAAGTTTTACTACTTTTTTTAATATGATTTTTAATAATATTATTCGTGGAGAAGGTAATGCTAAAGTACCAATGAATTCAATGTTGATCGGTGCGATAGGAAATATTATATTAGATCCTATCTTTATTTTTGGATTAGATATGGGAGTAAAGGGAGCTGCTTTAGCAACCATTTTGGCAAATGGAATTTCTAATATTTATTTGATTGTTTTTTTAGCATCAGATAGGATAGAATTAAAAATTAAGAAAGACTGTCTGCGACCTAATTTTAAAATTATAAAAGAAATTTACAGTGTAGGAAGTACAAATATATTAATGAATAGTGCGAATAGTATAGTAATAGGTTTTATGAATAATCAATTAACTCCTTTTGGAGATAAGGCAATAGCTGCATTAGGAATTATGTTAAAAATAAATACTTTAGTGTTTATGCCTTGTTTTGGATTGAATCAAGGTTTATTGCCTATTATTGGATATAATTATGGTGCAAGAAAGAAAGTTAGAGTATCAGAAGCCATTTGGACAGGGATTAAATACTCTACTGTTTTTATGATATTGGGGTGGATACTTTTTACTTTTTTCCCAGAACCTCTTTCTTATATTTTTACAAGGGATTCTGAACTAATAGATTTAACTGTAGATGCTTTTCGATATAATGCAATTGCCTTTCCACTTATAGGCTCCCAAATAGTACTTTCTGGTTTCTTTCAAGGAGTAGGAAAGGCTCTGCCAGCTTTGTTGAGTTCTCTTTTGAGACAGTTAGGATTTTTGATTCCAGCGGCATATATTCTACCAAAATATTTTGGAGTTATTGGAGTGTGGTTAGCTTATCCTGTATCAGATTTTTTATCTATTTTTCTTACCTATATTTTTGCTATTTATGTTTTCAGGGTTTTAGATATTCCTATTTATTATAAAAAAATTGAGAAGAAACAAAATAAAGAAACTAAAAATAGAGAGTCTTAA
- the asrC gene encoding sulfite reductase subunit C: protein MVMDCNIEKLRNHCFRQSKVAGEFMLQLRVPGAFMDAKWLKIIMHICNTWGNGTFHIGMRQTLNAPGIKAEDIPAVNEYIQPFLKAIECEMCGVDMETKNGYPYIGPRNIMACIGGIHCIKANINTQEIAHKLEKIIYPNPYHVKISIAGCPNDCAKAHFQDFGIIGCTKPIYDIDRCIGCGACVRKCQHAATRVLSLNKHGKIDKDPCCCVGCGECVTACPTGAWRRPNKNFYKIIIGGRTGKQYPRMGKMFANWLTEESVLAIMKNWPKFSEWALGGKPVYLHGGHLIDRAGYHKFKEFMLNGITLNPEAYIAESIHWTETEYRSNIHVKPLNQHETVK from the coding sequence ATGGTGATGGATTGTAATATAGAAAAATTAAGAAATCATTGCTTTCGACAGTCCAAGGTAGCTGGAGAATTTATGCTACAACTTAGAGTTCCAGGAGCTTTCATGGATGCAAAGTGGTTAAAAATTATTATGCATATATGTAATACTTGGGGAAATGGTACTTTTCACATTGGAATGAGACAAACTCTAAATGCACCAGGAATTAAAGCAGAAGATATCCCTGCAGTCAATGAGTATATTCAACCTTTCTTAAAAGCAATAGAGTGTGAAATGTGTGGAGTAGACATGGAAACAAAAAATGGATATCCTTATATTGGTCCGAGAAACATTATGGCATGCATTGGTGGAATTCATTGTATTAAAGCTAATATAAACACTCAAGAAATAGCTCATAAATTAGAAAAAATCATTTATCCCAATCCTTATCATGTAAAAATATCTATAGCAGGTTGTCCAAATGATTGCGCAAAAGCACATTTTCAAGACTTTGGCATCATTGGATGTACGAAACCTATTTATGATATTGATAGATGTATCGGATGTGGAGCTTGTGTAAGAAAATGCCAGCATGCAGCAACAAGGGTTCTCTCTTTAAATAAACATGGAAAGATAGATAAAGACCCTTGTTGTTGTGTTGGATGTGGAGAATGTGTTACAGCTTGTCCTACTGGTGCATGGAGAAGACCTAATAAAAATTTTTATAAAATCATCATTGGTGGAAGAACTGGGAAACAATATCCCAGAATGGGAAAAATGTTTGCGAACTGGCTTACCGAAGAAAGTGTATTAGCTATTATGAAAAACTGGCCAAAGTTCTCCGAATGGGCTTTAGGAGGAAAACCAGTTTATCTTCATGGAGGACATCTTATTGATCGAGCTGGATATCACAAATTCAAAGAATTTATGTTAAATGGAATCACCTTAAATCCAGAAGCTTATATTGCTGAATCCATTCATTGGACAGAAACAGAATATCGAAGTAATATTCATGTAAAACCATTAAACCAACATGAAACCGTAAAATAA
- the trpS gene encoding tryptophan--tRNA ligase, producing the protein MQEKKKRIFSGIQPSGYFTLGNYLGALKNWVTLQNDYDCIFCVVDLHALTVRQEPKHLRKRTYDSFVQLLACGIDPQKALLFIQSYVSAHTELAWILDCYTYMGELNRMTQFKDKAEKHSDNINAGLFTYPSLMAADILLYQTDLVPVGDDQKQHIELTRDLANRFNNTYSPTFMVPEGYYPKTGARIMSLQEPEKKMSKSDENENGFIMLLEEPSMIMKKIKRAVTDSENEVRYDRENKAGISNLMEIYSSLTEKSFEEIENEFKGIGYGEFKIAVGEAVIKELDPIQKRFKELSSDKAYVEKLIQEGAQKAEALAYKTLRKVKKKIGLYQVK; encoded by the coding sequence ATGCAAGAAAAGAAAAAACGAATTTTTAGCGGAATACAACCTTCAGGATATTTTACATTAGGCAACTATCTTGGTGCTTTAAAAAATTGGGTAACACTTCAAAATGATTATGATTGTATCTTTTGTGTAGTAGATCTTCATGCTCTTACAGTAAGACAAGAGCCGAAACATCTTAGAAAAAGGACTTATGATTCTTTTGTACAACTTTTGGCTTGTGGAATAGATCCCCAAAAAGCTTTACTTTTTATACAATCCTATGTGTCGGCTCATACAGAATTAGCATGGATTTTAGATTGTTATACTTATATGGGAGAACTCAATCGAATGACCCAGTTTAAAGATAAAGCGGAAAAACACTCAGATAATATTAATGCAGGATTATTTACTTATCCTTCTTTAATGGCAGCAGATATTTTATTATATCAAACAGATTTGGTACCAGTTGGAGATGATCAAAAACAACATATTGAATTAACCAGAGATCTAGCCAATCGATTTAATAATACTTATAGTCCTACTTTTATGGTGCCAGAAGGATATTATCCAAAGACTGGGGCTAGAATCATGAGTTTACAAGAACCAGAAAAGAAAATGTCCAAATCTGATGAAAATGAAAATGGATTTATTATGTTATTAGAAGAACCATCTATGATTATGAAAAAAATAAAACGGGCAGTTACAGATTCAGAGAATGAAGTTCGCTATGATCGTGAAAATAAAGCTGGTATTAGTAATTTAATGGAGATCTATTCTAGTCTTACAGAAAAATCTTTTGAAGAAATTGAAAATGAATTTAAAGGAATTGGATATGGGGAGTTCAAAATTGCTGTAGGAGAGGCTGTTATAAAAGAATTAGACCCCATTCAAAAAAGATTCAAAGAACTTTCTAGCGACAAAGCTTATGTAGAAAAATTAATCCAAGAAGGAGCACAAAAGGCGGAGGCATTAGCGTATAAAACTTTGAGAAAAGTAAAGAAAAAAATAGGATTATATCAAGTGAAGTGA
- the murI gene encoding glutamate racemase — protein MQSNNNPIGVIDSGVGGLTVIREIQKQLPKENILYFGDSKNMPYGNKEPEEIISLTKKMFSFMELQNVKVILLACNTISSFIEELIPLTEIPVFDIVYPGCLAAIENNPKEGIGLIATEATVKSNIYKKTLESLKPEFCLYSNGSRDLAKVIEKNNGDQSQLNFTIKSAIDPILKKASIDTLILGCTHYPIVSKNISKLYPQLKLIDPAKKLVEIVKHFLEKNHLLASNSNTKLNIYTSGSMENFLPFIDQLEIKNYNIMVKELD, from the coding sequence ATGCAATCCAATAATAATCCAATTGGTGTCATTGATTCAGGTGTAGGGGGATTAACAGTAATAAGGGAAATTCAAAAACAATTGCCTAAAGAAAACATCTTATATTTTGGAGATAGTAAAAATATGCCTTATGGAAATAAAGAGCCTGAAGAAATTATCTCTCTTACAAAAAAAATGTTTTCTTTTATGGAATTACAAAATGTAAAGGTAATTTTACTGGCTTGTAATACGATTTCTTCTTTTATAGAGGAATTAATTCCTTTAACAGAAATTCCTGTTTTTGATATTGTTTATCCCGGATGTCTAGCAGCAATCGAAAATAATCCTAAAGAAGGCATTGGTCTAATTGCAACCGAAGCTACCGTAAAGTCCAACATCTATAAAAAAACACTAGAATCTTTAAAGCCAGAGTTTTGTCTTTATTCAAATGGAAGCCGTGATTTAGCCAAAGTAATTGAAAAAAATAATGGAGATCAATCTCAATTAAACTTTACCATAAAAAGTGCGATAGATCCTATTTTAAAAAAGGCTTCTATAGATACTCTTATACTTGGTTGTACTCATTATCCAATTGTATCAAAAAATATCTCTAAACTCTACCCACAATTAAAATTAATAGACCCAGCTAAGAAATTAGTAGAGATTGTAAAACATTTTTTAGAAAAAAATCATTTGCTTGCTAGCAATTCAAATACAAAACTAAATATCTATACTTCTGGTTCAATGGAAAATTTTTTACCTTTCATTGATCAATTAGAAATTAAAAATTATAATATCATGGTAAAAGAATTAGATTAA
- the cdaA gene encoding diadenylate cyclase CdaA — translation MMEMVEFLKELFLNMRIRDVIDIAIVAYVFYKLMGLIKETRAEQLIKGIIFILLATQLSEWLGLYTINWILKNTLTVGVIAILVVFQPELRRGLERIGRSKFFGNIFEKSSEEQSTGTIDEIIKAVQMLSKDKVGALIVIERETKLGEVIETGIHLDSLVSGELIINTFIPNTPLHDGAMIIRGDRIVASGCFLPLTENQGLSKQLGTRHRAGLGITENSDSVVVIVSEETGIISLAMDGKLSRYLDIQSLRQILIDVLVEKEQNPIQFNWLKWRRKK, via the coding sequence ATGATGGAAATGGTAGAGTTTTTAAAGGAATTATTTTTAAATATGCGTATACGAGATGTTATTGATATTGCAATTGTTGCTTATGTTTTCTATAAATTAATGGGATTGATTAAAGAGACTAGAGCCGAGCAACTGATTAAAGGAATTATCTTTATATTACTGGCTACCCAACTAAGTGAATGGTTAGGATTATATACTATTAATTGGATATTAAAAAACACTTTAACTGTTGGCGTGATTGCTATATTGGTTGTATTTCAACCAGAATTAAGACGAGGCTTAGAACGAATTGGTAGAAGTAAATTTTTTGGAAATATATTTGAAAAGTCGTCTGAGGAACAATCAACAGGAACTATTGATGAAATCATTAAAGCAGTACAAATGCTTTCAAAGGATAAGGTTGGAGCATTAATCGTAATAGAAAGAGAAACAAAATTAGGAGAAGTTATTGAAACAGGTATTCATTTAGATTCTCTTGTTTCAGGGGAATTAATTATCAATACTTTTATTCCCAATACACCATTACATGATGGAGCTATGATTATTCGAGGAGATAGAATAGTAGCTTCAGGGTGTTTCTTACCTTTGACAGAAAATCAAGGCCTTAGCAAACAATTGGGAACTCGTCATAGAGCAGGATTAGGAATTACAGAGAACTCAGATTCTGTTGTCGTTATTGTATCAGAAGAAACAGGAATTATTTCCCTAGCAATGGACGGGAAATTATCTAGATATTTGGATATACAATCTTTAAGACAAATACTAATAGATGTACTTGTGGAAAAAGAGCAGAACCCTATACAGTTCAACTGGCTTAAGTGGAGGAGAAAAAAATGA